In one window of Cydia fagiglandana chromosome 1, ilCydFagi1.1, whole genome shotgun sequence DNA:
- the LOC134665620 gene encoding craniofacial development protein 2-like gives MARHKKRDSINARAFPQSDVNAPNAKDANRNVRAFPKSDVDKNKRSQQQLRIATWNLGSLTGRQQELAETLHRRRVNICCIQETKWKGAKSRDLGLGYKLVYYGTVNNQNGIGIVLDKDLKNRIINIDRRTDRLMSIKLALDNQPVINII, from the coding sequence ATGGCAAGACACAAGAAACGAGATAGTATAAATGCTAGGGCGTTCCCCCAAAGCGACGTAAATGCTCCGAATGCGAAAGATGCGAACCGAAATGTTAGGGCGTTCCCCAAAAGCGACGTAGACAAGAACAAGCGTTCGCAACAGCAATTACGCATAGCAACGTGGAATCTAGGATCACTCACTGGCCGACAACAAGAACTGGCAGAAACTCTCCATCGGAGACGGGTCAATATTTGCTGCATACAGGAGACTAAGTGGAAAGGTGCAAAATCCAGAGACCTAGGACTGGGGTACAAACTTGTCTACTATGGTACTGTCAACAACCAGAATGGCATTGGCATTGTCTTGGATAAAGACCTGAAAAACCGCATAATAAACATTGATAGACGCACAGACCGTCTTATGTCGATCAAACTAGCATTAGATAATCAACcagttataaatataatataa
- the LOC134666713 gene encoding uncharacterized protein LOC134666713 isoform X2, translating into MNIADIEKVANRKRINAEAEKLREKVNKETANIIKLKVAQDTAYWDLKEKLHQLENNHERLQQNMVEVQMQHEAISSQYQDELRLRPETLNKLGSTREICDVLEEYSERLKASVNRCKNDQATLAEAYNKSSQLVREIKDKQTQCEEKNLQTINNLQEKVKLLADHKEQMSQVFTSSKQQLYSELDYARTKLATALNQKDELFVALNDLSRKLDHTKRELEKKDDNIASLQSDMKKCILEYNNHVAETKNINSQQEKVLKECTAANESLKKALQNQEQFTQSICDQNNKLQENISSLEEAQISSSEKIKDLETKLEESNLECSKLVKNIEALNEKTEDLKNQIDEKKMLLEHSLIEQQNLKDQVLALEEQKSDIVVELNNATQELELRFVKIEELTLTVQDLQAKISKMETTMENNKADNANKIEEISVILETKVQLIEEKDKELDCKASTINKLMSDLKNGTDARTKLENNIEKMKKDMETDRNITKEKENTLTKKIEQMENAAKEREIELSKQMSIILETRKEKDRLQEKLKSMQNTIDNIEKEVTGRSASQSTRRLAELDDNARMMKPAQTIKTVGIPAPKRIQQPSVSTAPKEQSKKLDSALYKFLSDSDLETELMADGRQRACTTSDNISGVHSIGNADCLPGELYACLPPTWDKKYIFS; encoded by the exons ATGAATATCGCTGATATTGAAAAAGTTGCTAATCGAAAACGGATTAACGCTGAAGCAGAAAAGTTACGAGAAAAGGTCAACAAGGAGACTGCTAATATTATTAAGCTTAAG gtgGCCCAAGATACAGCATACTGGGACTTGAAAGAAAAACTTCATCAACTCGAAAACAACCATGAGCGTCTCCAGCAGAACATGGTTGAGGTGCAAATGCAGCACGAAGCCATTTCGAGTCAATACCAAGATGAGCTGAGACTGCGGCCTGAAACATTAAACAA GCTGGGCAGTACTCGTGAGATCTGCGATGTTCTAGAAGAATACAGCGAGCGGCTTAAAGCAAGCGTGAACCGTTGCAAAAATGACCAAGCAACGCTAGCTGAGGCTTATAACAAATCCAGCCAGCTTGTTAGAGAAATTAAAGACAAACAAACCCAGTGTGAAGAGAAGAACTTGCAGACTATCAATAATTTACAAGAGAAAG TAAAACTTCTTGCTGACCACAAGGAGCAAATGTCCCAAGTATTTACGTCATCGAAACAACAACTATATTCAGAGTTGGATTATGCTCGAACTAAACTTGCCACTGCTCTTAACCAAAAAGACGAGCTGTTTGTAGCTTTGAATGACTTGAGCAGAAAGCTGGATCATACTAAACGTGAACTGGAAAAG AAAGATGATAATATCGCTAGCTTACAATCAGATATGAAAAAATGCATTCTTGAATACAATAATCACGTCGCGGAGACGAAGAACATTAACTCTCAACAAGAAAAAGT ACTGAAAGAATGTACGGCAGCCAATGAATCTCTAAAGAAAGCTCTCCAGAACCAGGAACAATTCACTCAGTCGATTTGTGATCAGAATAATAAGCTACAAGAGAATATTTCGAGTTTGGAAGAGGCACAGATATCCAGCTCTGAAAAAATTAAAGATTTGGAAACAAAGCtagag GAATCCAATTTGGAGTGTAGTAAACTGGTGAAAAATATTGAAGCGCTAAATGAGAAAACAGAAGACTTAAAAAATCAGATTGACGAGAAAAAAATG CTTTTAGAACACTCGTTGATCGAACAACAAAACTTGAAAGATCAAGTATTGGCTCTGGAAGAGCAGAAATCTGATATTGTCGTTGAACTCAACAATGCTACCCAAGAATTGGAATTGAGATTCGTTAAAATTGAGGAATTGACTTTAACTGTCCAAGACTTACAAGCTAAGATATCTAAAATGGAAACTACCATGGAGAATAACAA GGCCGATAATGCGAACAAAATCGAAGAGATTAGTGTTATTCTGGAAACCAAAGTACAACTTATTGAAGAGAAAGACAAAGAGTTGGATTGTAAAGCATCTACTATCAACAAGCTCATGTCTGATCTAAAGAACGGTACTGACGCTAGGActaaattagaaaataatatcGAGAAAATGAAGAAGGATATGGAAACTGACAGGAATATTACAAAAGAGAAGGAAAATACCTTGACGAAGAAAATAGAACAAATGGAGAATGCTGCTAAA GAAAGAGAAATCGAGCTATCGAAACAAATGTCCATAATTTTGGAGACCCGCAAAGAAAAG GATCGACTGCAAGAAAAGTTGAAAAGCATGCAAAATACAATAGATAATATCGAAAAAGAAGTAACAGGGCGCTCTGCATCGCAGTCGACGCGCCGGCTCGCTGAATTAGATGATAATGCAAGAATGATGAAGCCAGCACAAACAATTAAG ACAGTTGGCATCCCTGCTCCGAAGAGAATCCAGCAGCCATCAGTGTCTACAGCGCCGAAAGAACAATCTAAAAAACTAGACAGCGCACTCTATAAATTTTTAAGCGACAGCGACTTGGAAACCGAGCTAATGGCTGAC ggtcggcaacgcgcatgtaccACCTCTGACAATATTTCAGGCGTCCATTCCATAGGCAACGCTGACTGCTTACCAGGCGAGctatatgcttgtttgccaccaacgtgggataaaaaatatatcttttcTTAA
- the LOC134666696 gene encoding RNA exonuclease 1 homolog, with translation MLPSTGYFKGINCPFYDSGLCERPYCHFRHVKKELQGTSNDGIESGAILQKLVSAAVQKVLQQTDTSPSLPQSGVVESITEQSKAASVPKATYNPTPIAELNKINVDLETIDDGNDQKKRHIPVPYTPRKPASLPIKRSFDSENTSKPFVFIPPPLKYTPGSTESIQIDQYTPKGTVESTEKYTPGVEPELPEYSPVENQNSSKLNYIPSDKNVTKKKNILEYKPAKVAPKPDVPSVTYQPTPRSLAPCFSSDEDEPETKKPKLVNDLKGFDDLEPEFDILDQILNEEKLTDDVKKKSPMNDTSKKKSSKEHKENNNDDSCRKNKKSLNRFDSKKSSQEKGKNEKDKSTSHEKHKHDSKSSSSSRKSNHKSSSKDKDKEKCKEDKKDKQKDKKHSSSRSSDRSSRHSEKHSKSSDKESRKSQNSTQHKSSTSERKSKEHKSNNSSKMSKEKREKSAQDNNSINGFSDNDNNDISNDNIDFDQNDEETYLSESDEEAIALECRKIFEEYEPTKKTIYEDLENKVQNDCEEEYVPTKKRISRTLDKNVKIIPKLPAKPDFKLNAAQAMAERLAKIKEYHAAKNNLQPSSNEQNIPKVDFARNSSNTSTKVRIAHVPYASTMMNAKKVLPPSQNVAKQQPSTSSTIVQTVKKGVQRVAHMPNEKFIDRPGVLEPLASKIPANIRSTYLNMMIDQCLNIYLSAVDAYARAQHEELATSKKCSTVQIYKNSAVLTISRLKKELQECKGVKKSGTDCDTLQKLPQGISGQSGNAGSWSIENKNKKIIDSKEFNGAKLYNNVKKWVLSEEQLQSNGFPRLHPNGKKGSAIIYAQNKQKPPVGNIRMCCRCKKEFMIDKKGFAVVKEECIYHPNNKYRVRGEARYQCCSQDGMADGCCVAPSHVYEYLDYDNLKGYVRTLPPETTSDDYGVYSLDCEMCYTTHGLDLTRVTVINSVCKVVYETLVKPLHPIIDYNTRYSGITEEHMAEVKTTLLEVQATLLTMFNSKTILIGHSLESDFKALKLIHDTVIDTSVLFPHKMGPPYKRALRNLSSEHLKKIIQNSVDGHDSAEDAMVCMELIHYKLKEDLKTR, from the coding sequence ATGCTACCGTCTACAGGCTACTTTAAGGGAATTAATTGTCCATTTTATGATAGTGGTTTATGCGAGAGACCTTATTGTCATTTTCGTCATGTTAAAAAAGAATTGCAAGGCACGTCGAATGACGGGATCGAAAGTGGAGCGATTCTACAGAAACTTGTGTCGGCGGCGGTACAAAAGGTTCTTCAGCAGACTGATACCTCACCTTCGTTGCCACAGTCAGGTGTTGTGGAGAGTATAACAGAGCAAAGCAAAGCAGCATCAGTACCTAAGGCTACATATAATCCAACCCCTATCGCAGAACTGAACAAAATTAATGTAGACCTAGAAACTATCGATGATGGCAATGACCAGAAGAAAAGGCATATCCCAGTCCCCTACACACCAAGAAAACCTGCTAGTTTACCCATTAAAAGATCTTTCGATAGTGAAAATACATCAAAGCCATTTGTATTCATACCACCTCCTCTTAAATACACGCCAGGTTCTACTGAAAGTATACAAATAGATCAATATACACCTAAGGGCACTGTAGAGTCAACAGAGAAGTATACACCTGGTGTAGAACCTGAACTACCTGAGTATTCTCCTGTGGAAAATCAGAATTCAAGTAAATTAAACTACATTCCATCAGATAAAAATGTTaccaaaaagaaaaatatactGGAATATAAACCTGCCAAAGTAGCTCCCAAACCAGATGTTCCATCAGTTACCTACCAGCCTACACCTCGCTCACTGGCTCCTTGTTTCTCCAGTGATGAAGATGAGCCAGAAACTAAGAAACCTAAATTAGTTAATGACTTAAAGGGTTTTGATGATTTAGAACCAGAGTTTGATATATTGGATCAAATATTAAATGAAGAAAAACTGACAGATGATGTTAAAAAGAAATCACCAATGAATGATACAAGTAAGAAAAAATCTTCAAAGGAACATAAAGAAAATAACAATGATGACTCTtgcagaaaaaataaaaaatcactaAATAGATTTGATTCAAAAAAGTCATCACAGGAAAAAGGCAAGAATGAAAAGGATAAGTCAACTTCTCATGAGAAACATAAACATGACAGTAAGTCAAGTAGTTCTAGTAGAAAATCAAATCACAAAAGTTCTAGCAAAGATAAAGACAAAGAAAAATGCAAAGAAGATAAAAAAGATAAACAAAAGGATAAGAAACACTCTAGTTCCAGAAGCAGTGATAGAAGTTCAAGACATTCAGAAAAACATTCTAAAAGTTCTGATAAAGAATCAAGAAAATCCCAGAACTCTACGCAGCATAAAAGCAGTACTTCTGAAAGAAAAAGTAAAGaacataaatctaataatagtTCTAAGATGTCAAAAGAGAAACGAGAAAAATCTGCACAGGACAATAATTCTATCAATGGGTTTTCAGATAATGATAACAATGACATTTCAAATGATAACATTGATTTTGATCAAAATGACGAGGAGACATATCTTTCAGAGTCAGATGAAGAAGCAATAGCATTAGAGTGTAGAAAAATATTTGAAGAGTATGAACCTACCAAAAAAACTATTTATGAAGACTTAGAAAATAAAGTGCAAAATGATTGTGAGGAGGAATATGTGCCTACTAAAAAAAGAATATCTCGGACACTggataaaaatgttaaaataatacCTAAGCTTCCTGCAAAACctgattttaaattaaatgcGGCTCAAGCTATGGCAGAGAGGTTGGCCAAAATTAAAGAATATCATGCTgctaaaaataatttacagcCATCTAGTAATGAACAAAACATCCCAAAAGTAGATTTTGCTCGGAATAGTTCAAACACAAGCACCAAGGTACGCATTGCGCATGTACCTTATGCATCAACGATGATGAATGCAAAAAAAGTTTTACCACCCAGTCAAAATGTAGCTAAACAACAGCCTTCAACCAGCTCCACTATAGTTCAAACTGTCAAAAAAGGTGTGCAAAGAGTTGCCCATATGCCTAATGAAAAATTTATCGATAGACCTGGAGTTCTTGAACCACTTGCCTCAAAAATACCAGCTAATATAAGatctacatatttaaatatgatGATTGATCAGTGTTTAAATATATATCTCTCTGCAGTAGATGCTTATGCTCGAGCTCAGCATGAAGAGTTAGCCACCAGTAAAAAATGTTCTACTGTGCAAATATACAAAAACTCTGCTGTGCTAACAATTAGTAGGCTCAAAAAAGAATTGCAAGAATGCAAAGGAGTAAAAAAATCAGGGACAGACTGTGATACATTGCAGAAGTTACCACAGGGTATATCAGGGCAATCTGGTAATGCTGGGTCATGGAGTATAgaaaataagaataagaaaatTATAGATTCAAAAGAATTTAATGGTGCAAAACTATATAACAATGTAAAAAAATGGGTGCTATCTGAAGAACAATTACAAAGTAATGGTTTTCCTAGGCTTCATCCAAATGGAAAGAAAGGTTCAGCTATAATTTAcgcacaaaacaaacaaaaaccaCCTGTGGGAAATATAAGAATGTGCTGTAgatgtaagaaagaattcatgaTAGATAAAAAAGGTTTTGCAGTTGTTAAAGAAGAATGCATTTACCAtcctaataataaatatagagtGCGTGGTGAGGCTCGTTATCAGTGCTGCAGCCAAGATGGAATGGCTGATGGTTGCTGCGTTGCACCCAGCCATGTCTATGAGTACCTTGATTACGACAATCTTAAGGGCTATGTAAGAACACTACCACCTGAAACGACATCAGATGATTATGGCGTTTATTCATTAGATTGTGAAATGTGTTACACTACCCATGGCTTAGATTTAACAAGGGTTACAGTTATTAACTCAGTTTGCAAAGTTGTATATGAAACACTTGTGAAGCCGCTTCACCCAATAATAGATTATAATACAAGATATTCTGGAATAACTGAAGAACATATGGCTGAAGTGAAAACTACTCTACTGGAAGTCCAGGCCACATTGCTTACTATGTTTAATAGTAAAACTATACTTATAGGTCATAGTTTAGAATCAGATTTTAAAGCTTTAAAGCTTATCCATGACACTGTCATTGATACAAGTGTTTTGTTTCCTCATAAAATGGGCCCACCATATAAAAGAGCGCTAAGGAACTTGTCCTctgaacatttgaaaaaaattatTCAGAATTCTGTAGATGGACACGACAGTGCCGAAGATGCCATGGTGTGTATGGAGTTAatacattataaattaaaagAGGACTTAAAAACAAGATGA
- the LOC134666713 gene encoding uncharacterized protein LOC134666713 isoform X1 produces MNIADIEKVANRKRINAEAEKLREKVNKETANIIKLKVAQDTAYWDLKEKLHQLENNHERLQQNMVEVQMQHEAISSQYQDELRLRPETLNKLGSTREICDVLEEYSERLKASVNRCKNDQATLAEAYNKSSQLVREIKDKQTQCEEKNLQTINNLQEKVKLLADHKEQMSQVFTSSKQQLYSELDYARTKLATALNQKDELFVALNDLSRKLDHTKRELEKKDDNIASLQSDMKKCILEYNNHVAETKNINSQQEKVLKECTAANESLKKALQNQEQFTQSICDQNNKLQENISSLEEAQISSSEKIKDLETKLEESNLECSKLVKNIEALNEKTEDLKNQIDEKKMLLEHSLIEQQNLKDQVLALEEQKSDIVVELNNATQELELRFVKIEELTLTVQDLQAKISKMETTMENNKADNANKIEEISVILETKVQLIEEKDKELDCKASTINKLMSDLKNGTDARTKLENNIEKMKKDMETDRNITKEKENTLTKKIEQMENAAKEREIELSKQMSIILETRKEKDRLQEKLKSMQNTIDNIEKEVTGRSASQSTRRLAELDDNARMMKPAQTIKTVGIPAPKRIQQPSVSTAPKEQSKKLDSALYKFLSDSDLETELMADPAQINRHFDAMTRGERVSPLSFKRRAPCPGALDEFISLSPLKESKNKRSIFKNKRPDNKAKKSKHTE; encoded by the exons ATGAATATCGCTGATATTGAAAAAGTTGCTAATCGAAAACGGATTAACGCTGAAGCAGAAAAGTTACGAGAAAAGGTCAACAAGGAGACTGCTAATATTATTAAGCTTAAG gtgGCCCAAGATACAGCATACTGGGACTTGAAAGAAAAACTTCATCAACTCGAAAACAACCATGAGCGTCTCCAGCAGAACATGGTTGAGGTGCAAATGCAGCACGAAGCCATTTCGAGTCAATACCAAGATGAGCTGAGACTGCGGCCTGAAACATTAAACAA GCTGGGCAGTACTCGTGAGATCTGCGATGTTCTAGAAGAATACAGCGAGCGGCTTAAAGCAAGCGTGAACCGTTGCAAAAATGACCAAGCAACGCTAGCTGAGGCTTATAACAAATCCAGCCAGCTTGTTAGAGAAATTAAAGACAAACAAACCCAGTGTGAAGAGAAGAACTTGCAGACTATCAATAATTTACAAGAGAAAG TAAAACTTCTTGCTGACCACAAGGAGCAAATGTCCCAAGTATTTACGTCATCGAAACAACAACTATATTCAGAGTTGGATTATGCTCGAACTAAACTTGCCACTGCTCTTAACCAAAAAGACGAGCTGTTTGTAGCTTTGAATGACTTGAGCAGAAAGCTGGATCATACTAAACGTGAACTGGAAAAG AAAGATGATAATATCGCTAGCTTACAATCAGATATGAAAAAATGCATTCTTGAATACAATAATCACGTCGCGGAGACGAAGAACATTAACTCTCAACAAGAAAAAGT ACTGAAAGAATGTACGGCAGCCAATGAATCTCTAAAGAAAGCTCTCCAGAACCAGGAACAATTCACTCAGTCGATTTGTGATCAGAATAATAAGCTACAAGAGAATATTTCGAGTTTGGAAGAGGCACAGATATCCAGCTCTGAAAAAATTAAAGATTTGGAAACAAAGCtagag GAATCCAATTTGGAGTGTAGTAAACTGGTGAAAAATATTGAAGCGCTAAATGAGAAAACAGAAGACTTAAAAAATCAGATTGACGAGAAAAAAATG CTTTTAGAACACTCGTTGATCGAACAACAAAACTTGAAAGATCAAGTATTGGCTCTGGAAGAGCAGAAATCTGATATTGTCGTTGAACTCAACAATGCTACCCAAGAATTGGAATTGAGATTCGTTAAAATTGAGGAATTGACTTTAACTGTCCAAGACTTACAAGCTAAGATATCTAAAATGGAAACTACCATGGAGAATAACAA GGCCGATAATGCGAACAAAATCGAAGAGATTAGTGTTATTCTGGAAACCAAAGTACAACTTATTGAAGAGAAAGACAAAGAGTTGGATTGTAAAGCATCTACTATCAACAAGCTCATGTCTGATCTAAAGAACGGTACTGACGCTAGGActaaattagaaaataatatcGAGAAAATGAAGAAGGATATGGAAACTGACAGGAATATTACAAAAGAGAAGGAAAATACCTTGACGAAGAAAATAGAACAAATGGAGAATGCTGCTAAA GAAAGAGAAATCGAGCTATCGAAACAAATGTCCATAATTTTGGAGACCCGCAAAGAAAAG GATCGACTGCAAGAAAAGTTGAAAAGCATGCAAAATACAATAGATAATATCGAAAAAGAAGTAACAGGGCGCTCTGCATCGCAGTCGACGCGCCGGCTCGCTGAATTAGATGATAATGCAAGAATGATGAAGCCAGCACAAACAATTAAG ACAGTTGGCATCCCTGCTCCGAAGAGAATCCAGCAGCCATCAGTGTCTACAGCGCCGAAAGAACAATCTAAAAAACTAGACAGCGCACTCTATAAATTTTTAAGCGACAGCGACTTGGAAACCGAGCTAATGGCTGAC CCAGCTCAAATAAATCGTCATTTTGATGCAATGACGCGTGGTGAGAGGGTATCGCCCTTGAGCTTTAAACGACGCGCTCCTTGTCCGGGAGCTCTTGAT gaatttatatcTCTGTCTCCATTGAAAGAATCAAAGAACAAACGCTCTATATTCAAAAACAAGCGGCCGGACAACAAAGCCAAGAAATCGAAGCACACAGAATAA
- the LOC134666728 gene encoding coiled-coil domain-containing protein 174 has protein sequence MNDKGSKKISFNKSSLLSLKAELLKKQEEVHEKKHLPQHRVENYKPPVAKTSSKNDKDQEKRTFKDNLKAVDTDELEACRKAKQALQKKAELYEHLADSSGNSELSGRFLVDFQSKKLQEAEQEPSLPPENYVYQGGEDDDNEWTEFTDCLGRTRKCHKTDLELYVKRDQELMRAMAREQEGTRDETPQNEAPRVEKPLLVQKTNDYLQSLREKWDQKEQELLAKDKDIHYQDLLFDEARIHGVGYFSFSTDEAERRKQMEALKAERSETLAAQQEAARRRARRERLLAARVAAARARQRARAGLPPEEPDKGDEKDFTTCLLEFLTQQKDEAEAAAKEREKKLKEEQEKERQKLREAYVREWDIGKDGVEGKLKKFREMTQEEYVEQQRAKRIDEFAPIQGSSRDKANYFFDDKGDMVSSVRSPSSRNSRSDERPKVKTPPPPTWSDVRPIENASPPPIINDLEPEQKGLYFTSKKSKPKCNVQYKNFVKTSEPTPIQNEISDEEVDERQKDTEKRRHDSHHAQIAPPPTYDYYGPVPKKTKNHKPFESDIREAYAQGSKSLEPKSSRERIPPNYDFTFD, from the exons ATGAATGACAAGGGATCAAAAAAGATCTCTTTCAATAAGTCATCG TTATTAAGTTTGAAGGCAGAATTATTAAAGAAACAGGAAGAGGTACATGAGAAGAAACATTTGCCACAGCATAGAGTTGAAAACTATAAACCTCCAGTTGCCAAGACTAGCAGCAAAAATGACAAAGACCAGGAGAAAAGGACCTTTAAGGACAATCTTAAAGCAGTGGACACTGATGAACTTGAAGCATGTAGAAAAGCTAA ACAAGCATTACAAAAAAAGGCAGAGCTGTATGAGCACCTTGCAGACAGTTCTGGCAATTCAGAGTTGAGTGGTAGATTTCTGGTGGACTTCCAGTCAAAAAAGCTGCAGGAGGCGGAACAAGAGCCCAGTCTACCTCCCGAGAATTATGTGTATCAGGGTGGTGAGGATGATGACAATGAATG GACCGAATTCACAGACTGTTTGGGCAGAACGCGCAAGTGTCACAAGACCGACCTAGAGCTGTACGTCAAGCGCGACCAGGAACTCATGCGCGCCATGGCCAGGGAACAGGAAGGCACGAGGGACGAAACACCTCAGAAT GAAGCTCCTAGAGTTGAGAAACCACTATTGGTGCAAAAAACGAATGACTATTTGCAGTCTTTGCGTGAAAAATGGGACCAGAAGGAACAAGAGCTACTCGCTAAAGACAAGGACATACATTACCAAGACTTGCTATTTGATG AGGCCCGCATCCACGGCGTCGGCTACTTCTCGTTCAGCACCGACGAGGCCGAGCGACGCAAGCAGATGGAGGCGCTGAAGGCGGAGCGCTCGGAGACGCTGGCGGCGCAGCAggaggcggcgcggcggcgcgcgcggcgcgagCGGCTGCTGGCGGCGCGCgtggccgccgcgcgcgcccgccagcgcgcccgcgccggcCTGCCGCCCGAGGAACCCGACAAAG GGGATGAAAAAGATTTCACGACGTGTCTCTTAGAATTTTTGACGCAACAAAAGGATGAAGCCGAAGCCGCTGCGAAGGAAAGAGAGAAGAAACTTAAAGAAGAACAAGAGAAAGAGAGACAAAAGTTGCGAGAGGCTTATGTCAGAGAATGGGACATTGGAAAAGATGGTGTTGAAGGAAAACTAAAGAAATTCCGGGAAATGACGCAAGAAGAGTATGTTGAGCAGCAAAGAGCGAAACGGATAGACGAATTCGCTCCCATACAAGGCTCCAGTAGAGACAAGGCAAATTATTTCTTtgatgataaaggtgacatggTATCTTCTGTTAGGTCTCCGTCTTCCAGGAATTCACGGTCAGATGAAAGGCCCAAAGTAAAAACTCCCCCGCCACCCACGTGGTCAGATGTAAGACCCATAGAAAATGCTTCCCCACCTCCTATTATAAACGATTTGGAACCTGAACAAAAAGGTTTATATTTTACGAGCAAAAAATCTAAACCTAAATGTAATGTGCAGTATAAAAACTTCGTAAAAACCAGTGAACCAACTCCTATACAAAATGAAATTAGTGATGAAGAAGTTGATGAACGACAGAAAGATACGGAGAAAAGAAGACATGATTCCCACCATGCGCAAATAGCTCCGCCTCCAACATACGATTACTATGGACCTGTgcctaaaaaaactaaaaatcacAAACCATTTGAATCGGATATCAGAGAAGCATATGCTCAGGGATCCAAAAGCTTGGAACCTAAATCAAGCAGAGAACGTATACCTCCCAATTATGACTTCACATTTgattaa
- the LOC134666704 gene encoding ubiquitin-conjugating enzyme E2-17 kDa, translated as MSTPARRRLMRDFKRLQEDPPTGVSGAPTDNNIMIWNAVIFGPHDTPFEDGTFKLTIEFTEEYPNKPPTVRFVSKMFHPNVYADGGICLDILQNRWSPTYDVSAILTSIQSLLSDPNPNSPANSMAAQLYKENRREYEKRVKACVEQSFID; from the exons ATGTCAACTCCTGCCAGAAGACGCCTGATGAGGGATTTTAAACG TCTTCAAGAAGATCCACCCACGGGTGTGTCGGGTGCTCCTACTGATAACAATATAATGATCTGGAATGCTGTGATATTTGGTCCCCATGACACTCCGTTTGAAGATGGCACATTCAAACTGACCATTGAATTTACAGAGGAGTATCCCAATAAACCTCCTACGGTTCGGTTTGTGTCCAAAATGTTTCATCCAAATGTTTATGCTGATGGTGGAATTTGTTTAGACATCTTGCAAAACAGATGGAGCCCAACATATGATGTATCTGCTATCTTAACCTCTATACAG TCATTACTAAGTGATCCAAACCCAAATTCGCCGGCGAACTCAATGGCAGCGCAACTATACAAAGAAAATCGGAGGGAGTATGAAAAACGAGTGAAAGCATGTGTAGAACAATCATTTATTGATTAG
- the LOC134667729 gene encoding deoxyuridine 5'-triphosphate nucleotidohydrolase: MPAETQPILKFTRLSEHAFAPLRGSEKAAGFDLKSAYEYIVPARGKEVVKTDLQIELPSGCYGRVAPRSGLAVKNFIDVGAGVIDEDYRGNVGVVLFNHSDQDFKVAKGDRIAQLICERIYYPDLVEVGSLSETKRADGGFGSTGTQ, translated from the exons ATGCCCGCTGAAACACAGCCTATCCTAAAATTCACACGCCTAAGTGAACATGCTTTCGCTCCTTTACGTGGTTCCGAGAAGGCTGCTGGTTTCGATCTGAAGAG TGCTTATGAATACATAGTTCCTGCTCGCGGCAAAGAAGTAGTCAAGACCGATTTGCAGATTGAACTGCCTTCAGGGTGTTATGGAAGAGTGGCCCCTCGCTCTGGCCTGGCGGTAAAAAACTTCATTGATGTTGGAG CTGGTGTGATTGATGAAGACTATAGAGGAAATGTTGGAGTAGTGCTCTTCAATCACTCCGACCAAGATTTTAAGGTGGCTAAAGGTGATCGAATTGCACAGCTGATTTGTGAAAGGATTTACTATCCAGATCTTGTTGAAGTTGGGAGTTTGTCAGAGACAAAGAGAGCTGATGGAGGGTTTGGGTCTACAGGaactcaataa